In Neptuniibacter halophilus, the genomic stretch GTTACCGGGTTGGCTGCTGTGGAAAGCGCCTCCGGAGAAAAAATTCTGCCGGCCTTTTAGGGTAACCCCTAAGGCATATTCCTCATGGGCGTGTTTGCCATAAGAGAAATCGGCCATCTCCGCCTGAAGCAGGGTGACCTGATCCAGGTGTGGGCTTTTCTGATAGTGGAAGTTATTACTGGAATCCATCCGCTTACGACTCTGTTCAACAGGCTTAATTTAACCGACTTTGAGTCTTAAGTTTAGGGCCTTACCGGGAACAGGAATTGGACAAAATTGCTCGATTGAGGGGAATCACTCAGTCAGCACAGCTAAAGGCCCTGTCATTCGCGCAGACGATGGCAGTTTTCAGGCCTCAATTGGGCAGCAGTCAGATCCGTTCTCCTCTGCGTTACCTGCGAAAACACACTTACAGCGAAGAGTTACTTGCAATTTTGCAGGCAGCAATTATTATTCTCGCAAATGAGAATCGTTATCATTCAATTGTAAATCCCTAATGTAGCTGGTTGTAATTAAGATGAACAAGATAAGCGGGTTAAGTTTAAAGAGTAAGGTGGGACTGAGTTTTGGCTTTGTATTACTGCTGTTAGTAGCTGCGTCGTTCTCTGGCATCTCCGGATTGCAGCATTCGGAAAGCGGTTTTATCCAGTACCGGGAGCTGGCAAGAGATACAAACCTTGCCGGGCGCTTGCAGGCCAATATGCTGGAGGTTCAGATGGAGGTAAAAAGCTACCTTATTCATCACGATGAGGAGAGTCTGGCGCGCTACCAGCAGCGAAAAGCTGCCATGAATACGTTTCTTGAACAGGCACGGGTGGAGATTACTCATCCCGAGCGTAAATCGCTGATCCGGGAAACAAGTGACCTCTGGCAGGCCTATGAAAACACCTTTACTGCCATGATTGATCTGGTGAATAAGGAAGATCAGCTCTATTACAACGTACTGGCCCAGCAGGGGCCGGTGATGCGAAAAAATATCACCCAGTTACGTGAGTACCTGAAACAGCAGGGCGAAACTGAAAACGTTTATATTGTTGCTGATCTGCAGGAAGACCTGTTGCTGGCTCGCCTGTATCTGGTTCGCTTTATGGAAAAAAACCATCAGGAAGATTTCGATATCGCAATCAACAAGCTTGAAGGGGCCTTACCGGCTCATAGTATCCGTCTGCAGGAGAGGGGGCTGGATACTCAGGCTAATACCTATCTGCAACAGTTCAATCAGGCGAGTCGACAGTATGCTGAGGCAACACGCCAGATTCATGAGGTGATCAACCAGCAGAATCTGATGATCAGCAAAAAGCTGGAAACGATCGGTCCGCAGGTGGCGGATAATGTTGAGGAGGTCAAACTCTCTGTTATGGCGCAGCAGGATGAACTGGGGCCACAACTGCAGGCGCGGAATCATCAGGATCTGGTATTGGTCAGCAGCATTTCAGCTCTGGCGGTGGTACTCGGTGTGATATTTGCGTTTGCTATTACGCGTATGATTACCCGGCCGATACTGCGTGTGGTTGAGTTTGCCAATGTACTGGCATCGGGAGATCTGACCCAGCAACTGAATATCACCAGTCGGGATGAGGTTGGTAAATTGCAGGGTTCGCTGGGTGAGACCAGTGCCAGCCTGCGGGATATGCTGCAGGAGATCAGCAGCGCCAGCTTCAATATGAGCTCATCAGCGGAGGAGCTGGCGGTACTGACCGAACAGGCCCGCACCGGCACTCTGCAGCAGCAGGAGGAGACTGATCAGGTGGCTACCGCCGTGACGGAGATGGCGTATACCGCTCAGCATGTATCAGATAATGCCGCCGCGGCTGCTTCTTCTGCTGACAGTGCCAATCATCAGGTAGATCAGGGGCGGATGAAAATGCGTACCGCCACTGAGGGGATGACCCGACTCTCTTCCAGCCTGAACCGGACGTCCCAGGAGGTGGAGCACCTGCAGCAGAAAACCCGGGATATTAACGCCATTCTGGATGTGATCCGGGAGATTGCCGAGCAGACTAATCTGCTGGCACTGAACGCTGCGATCGAGGCTGCACGGGCCGGTGAGCAGGGCAGAGGCTTTGCGGTGGTGGCTGACGAAGTGCGCGGCCTGGCTCAGCGTACACAGCAATCTACAGAGATGATCCATCAACTGATCGGTGATCTGCAGGAAAGGGCCAACCTCAGCGTATCGGTGATGAGTGAGGGTACCCGTGAGGCTAGTGAATGTATCATTCTGGTGGATCAGGCGGATTCTGCACTGAACCAGATCAGTCTGGCGGTGAAACAGATGAATGATGTGAACGCCCAGATTGCCAGCTCTGCCGAGCAGCAGAGCGTAGTCGCGGAGCAGATTAGCAACAGTATCAGTAATGTCAGGGTCATTGCCGAACAAAGCCGGGCGGCAGCGGACGAAACAGCCAATTCCAGTATCGCACTGAGTGATGTGGCTAACCGTCTGCGAGAGATGGTACAGCGCTTCAGATTAAGCGCTTAATCGCTGGCATAACAATACATTATTAAGAATCATCAGCGCGGTCAGACGGGTTAAGGCGTTTCAGCCAGTCTGGCCGCCAGGTGGTCAATCAGCATTCTTACCTTGGGCGAGACAAAAC encodes the following:
- a CDS encoding methyl-accepting chemotaxis protein; this encodes MGLSFGFVLLLLVAASFSGISGLQHSESGFIQYRELARDTNLAGRLQANMLEVQMEVKSYLIHHDEESLARYQQRKAAMNTFLEQARVEITHPERKSLIRETSDLWQAYENTFTAMIDLVNKEDQLYYNVLAQQGPVMRKNITQLREYLKQQGETENVYIVADLQEDLLLARLYLVRFMEKNHQEDFDIAINKLEGALPAHSIRLQERGLDTQANTYLQQFNQASRQYAEATRQIHEVINQQNLMISKKLETIGPQVADNVEEVKLSVMAQQDELGPQLQARNHQDLVLVSSISALAVVLGVIFAFAITRMITRPILRVVEFANVLASGDLTQQLNITSRDEVGKLQGSLGETSASLRDMLQEISSASFNMSSSAEELAVLTEQARTGTLQQQEETDQVATAVTEMAYTAQHVSDNAAAAASSADSANHQVDQGRMKMRTATEGMTRLSSSLNRTSQEVEHLQQKTRDINAILDVIREIAEQTNLLALNAAIEAARAGEQGRGFAVVADEVRGLAQRTQQSTEMIHQLIGDLQERANLSVSVMSEGTREASECIILVDQADSALNQISLAVKQMNDVNAQIASSAEQQSVVAEQISNSISNVRVIAEQSRAAADETANSSIALSDVANRLREMVQRFRLSA